In Streptosporangiales bacterium, one genomic interval encodes:
- a CDS encoding amidohydrolase family protein, which produces MSDTTVFAGGTVWTGTGPSATSSAIAVRDGRIVALGAAADALRDGTAGVVDLEGGFVMPSFGDGHAHPLFGGLEQHGPRIKEQGSVAEIVAEVGRWAREHPDVPWIVAGSYDPSFAPAGEFDARWLDEAVADRPVVLRAFDYHTVWCNSEALRRGGIDATTPDPPLGTIVRRDDGAPLGTLREWHACDLVLQAAPDVTPDVYARALADASRLYAASGVTWVQDAWVDDTVARAYLDAAAADLLTLRFNLGQRADPDHWRDQRPGFADVRREVERLGHPHLTATTVKFFADGVIEGGTAALLAPYDDAPGSLGMPVWSTTALAEAVTAFDADGFQVHIHAIGDAGVRAALDAIEAAVRANPSWDRRPVVAHTQLVDPADLSRFAALGVIANFEPLWAQLDALMVALTAPRLGAERTALQYPMAHLLGSGATVSFGSDWPVSSLHPLDGLQIATTRRTFDGDPADGWTPHERLTLDDAMRAYTAGVARQAFAEDTWGTLAPGRSADLVWLAADPFGVDPLALRHIEVRGTWLRGTRIHG; this is translated from the coding sequence ATCAGCGACACGACCGTCTTCGCCGGAGGCACCGTCTGGACGGGCACCGGTCCGTCCGCCACCTCGTCCGCGATCGCTGTCAGGGACGGCCGGATCGTCGCGCTCGGCGCGGCGGCCGATGCCCTGCGGGACGGCACCGCCGGCGTCGTCGACCTCGAGGGTGGGTTCGTGATGCCGTCGTTCGGCGACGGGCACGCGCACCCGCTGTTCGGCGGCCTGGAGCAGCACGGGCCGCGGATCAAGGAGCAGGGCAGCGTCGCCGAGATCGTCGCCGAGGTGGGGCGGTGGGCGCGGGAGCACCCCGACGTCCCGTGGATCGTCGCCGGCAGCTACGACCCGTCGTTCGCGCCGGCGGGGGAGTTCGACGCCAGGTGGCTCGACGAGGCCGTCGCCGACCGTCCCGTCGTGCTGCGGGCCTTCGACTACCACACGGTCTGGTGCAACTCCGAGGCGTTGCGCCGGGGCGGCATCGACGCGACGACGCCCGATCCGCCGCTCGGCACGATCGTCCGCCGCGACGACGGCGCCCCGCTCGGCACCCTGCGTGAGTGGCACGCGTGCGACCTCGTGCTGCAGGCGGCGCCGGACGTCACCCCCGACGTCTACGCGCGGGCGCTGGCCGACGCCTCCCGGCTCTACGCCGCGTCGGGCGTCACCTGGGTGCAGGACGCCTGGGTCGACGACACCGTGGCGCGCGCGTACCTCGACGCCGCGGCCGCCGACCTGCTGACGTTGCGCTTCAACCTCGGCCAGCGTGCCGACCCCGACCACTGGCGTGACCAGCGGCCCGGGTTCGCGGACGTCCGCCGCGAGGTCGAACGGCTGGGGCACCCGCATCTCACGGCCACCACCGTCAAGTTCTTCGCCGACGGCGTGATCGAGGGCGGCACCGCCGCGCTGCTCGCGCCCTACGACGACGCGCCCGGCTCGCTGGGCATGCCCGTGTGGTCGACCACGGCGCTGGCCGAGGCCGTGACCGCGTTCGACGCCGACGGCTTCCAGGTGCACATCCACGCGATCGGCGACGCGGGCGTGCGGGCGGCGCTCGACGCGATCGAGGCGGCGGTGCGCGCCAACCCGTCGTGGGACCGGCGACCGGTCGTCGCACACACCCAGCTCGTCGACCCGGCCGATCTGTCCCGCTTCGCCGCGCTCGGCGTCATCGCCAACTTCGAGCCGTTGTGGGCGCAGCTCGACGCGCTGATGGTCGCCCTGACGGCGCCACGCCTCGGCGCGGAGCGCACGGCGCTGCAGTACCCGATGGCGCACCTGCTCGGCTCCGGCGCGACCGTGTCGTTCGGCAGCGACTGGCCGGTCAGCTCGCTGCATCCCCTCGACGGCCTGCAGATCGCGACCACCCGCCGCACCTTCGACGGCGACCCGGCCGACGGCTGGACCCCGCACGAACGCCTCACCCTCGACGACGCCATGCGCGCGTACACCGCGGGCGTCGCGCGGCAGGCGTTCGCCGAGGACACCTGGGGCACCCTCGCCCCCGGCCGCTCCGCCGACCTGGTGTGGCTCGCCGCCGACCCGTTCGGCGTCGACCCCCTCGCGCTCCGCCACATCGAGGTCCGCGGCACCTGGCTCCGCGGCACCCGCATCCACGGCTGA
- a CDS encoding GntR family transcriptional regulator: protein MTTRVRESAYGALARELRTGILQGKYAAGERLPTEAELTQRRKVSRQTVRRAFHDLVSEGMVYRVPGRGTFVASRGDRYLRQFGSIEDLMGLSLDTEFELVTPLQRRVDVAAASRLRLDDDLVMTLTFRRLHEDVPFCQTQVFLPPHVGSRLEPVPELTMPGSRCRVTIIGLLDSRLDTPIAEAMQSITAEPASTTVAPCIGVQPGDPVLRVDRIYHDATGTPVELAVSHFSPEHYSYRVRLRRSTR, encoded by the coding sequence GTGACGACGCGGGTGCGGGAGAGCGCGTACGGCGCGCTGGCCCGGGAGCTGCGCACCGGCATCCTGCAGGGCAAGTACGCCGCGGGCGAGCGGCTGCCGACCGAGGCGGAGCTCACCCAGCGACGCAAGGTGAGCCGCCAGACCGTACGGCGCGCCTTCCACGACCTCGTGTCGGAGGGCATGGTCTACCGCGTCCCCGGCCGCGGCACGTTCGTCGCGTCGCGCGGCGACCGGTACCTCCGCCAGTTCGGCTCGATCGAGGACCTGATGGGCCTGTCGCTCGACACCGAGTTCGAGCTCGTCACCCCGCTGCAGCGCCGGGTCGACGTCGCGGCCGCGAGCCGGCTGCGTCTCGACGACGACCTGGTGATGACGCTGACGTTCCGCCGCCTGCACGAGGACGTCCCGTTCTGCCAGACCCAGGTGTTCCTGCCGCCGCACGTCGGCTCGCGGCTGGAGCCGGTGCCGGAGCTCACCATGCCGGGCTCCCGCTGCCGGGTCACCATCATCGGTCTGCTCGACTCGCGCCTCGACACCCCGATCGCCGAGGCGATGCAGAGCATCACCGCGGAGCCGGCGTCGACCACCGTCGCCCCGTGCATCGGCGTGCAGCCGGGCGATCCCGTCCTGCGCGTCGACCGGATCTACCACGACGCCACCGGCACACCCGTCGAGCTGGCCGTCAGCCACTTCTCGCCCGAGCACTACTCGTACCGGGTTCGCCTGCGCCGCAGCACCCGCTGA
- a CDS encoding alpha/beta fold hydrolase: MMVDEATRRRVADDPVLRALPRMAACAFVLRLGGEAVLVSTGDGVTVRSGVDINDRWDFELALTGDAWDRYRMPVPPPGYNTAQALVAHLGADIVGGDRLGWAQHAPVVDRVLQVLAGKDDLPAPSGARLPEQSRITGRYVPVSIGGVTYRVYYETAGAGIPLLCLHTAGSDSRQYHHLMEDADLTDGFAVYAFDLPWHGRTNPPPDWRSRTYRLEIGWYADAVLAFAAALGLSAPALLGCSMGGSLGLYLASRHGDAFRAVVSLEGGFGNPARRVDWTRHMSVDHSLFLSTWVAGLMSPTSPRHLQDQVLWEYGQSGAGVYNGDTAFVADLPDVAATLGPATCPLYVFCGEYDYSSTPEMSRTAAERLGGRFTLLEGMGHFPMTEDPERFRAYLAPVLDEIRSADTGG; the protein is encoded by the coding sequence GTGATGGTCGACGAGGCGACGCGGCGGCGGGTCGCGGACGACCCGGTGCTGCGCGCACTGCCCCGGATGGCCGCGTGCGCGTTCGTCCTGCGGCTCGGCGGCGAGGCGGTGCTCGTGTCGACGGGCGACGGCGTGACCGTCAGGTCAGGCGTCGACATCAACGACCGGTGGGACTTCGAGCTCGCGCTGACCGGCGACGCCTGGGACAGGTACCGGATGCCCGTGCCGCCGCCCGGGTACAACACCGCGCAGGCACTCGTCGCGCACCTCGGCGCCGACATCGTCGGCGGCGACCGGCTGGGCTGGGCGCAGCACGCGCCGGTGGTCGATCGGGTGCTGCAGGTGCTCGCCGGCAAGGACGACCTCCCGGCACCGAGCGGCGCGCGACTGCCCGAGCAGAGCCGCATCACCGGCCGCTACGTCCCCGTCTCGATCGGCGGCGTCACGTACCGCGTGTACTACGAGACCGCGGGCGCCGGCATCCCGCTGCTCTGCCTGCACACCGCGGGCTCGGACAGCCGCCAGTACCACCACCTGATGGAGGACGCCGACCTCACCGACGGCTTCGCGGTGTACGCGTTCGACCTGCCCTGGCACGGCCGCACGAACCCGCCACCGGACTGGCGCAGCCGCACGTACCGGCTCGAGATCGGGTGGTACGCCGATGCGGTGCTCGCCTTCGCCGCGGCGCTCGGGCTGAGCGCCCCGGCCCTGCTCGGCTGCTCGATGGGCGGCTCGCTCGGCCTGTACCTCGCCAGCAGGCACGGCGACGCGTTCCGTGCGGTCGTGTCGCTCGAGGGCGGCTTCGGCAACCCGGCCAGGCGGGTCGACTGGACGCGGCACATGAGCGTCGACCACAGCCTGTTCCTGTCCACCTGGGTCGCAGGCCTGATGTCGCCGACGAGCCCGCGACACCTGCAGGACCAGGTGCTGTGGGAGTACGGGCAGTCCGGCGCGGGCGTCTACAACGGCGACACCGCGTTCGTCGCCGACCTCCCCGACGTCGCGGCCACCCTCGGGCCGGCGACGTGCCCGCTGTACGTCTTCTGCGGCGAGTACGACTACTCGTCCACGCCGGAGATGAGCCGCACCGCGGCGGAACGGCTCGGCGGTCGCTTCACGTTGCTCGAGGGGATGGGACACTTCCCGATGACCGAGGACCCCGAGCGGTTCCGCGCGTACCTCGCGCCCGTCCTGGACGAGATCAGGAGCGCGGACACCGGCGGCTAG
- a CDS encoding cupin domain-containing protein: protein MKIHHGRLPGAASESRTETFTGTVWADPVLAESPGLTANTVCFTPGARTYWHSHGEGQILVVTHGRGFVQNRDGDGSVVGPGDIVYAPAGEEHWHGALGDSLLVHLAISLGPARWLSEVEEDLYQRVVAAAGS from the coding sequence ATGAAGATCCACCACGGCCGGCTGCCCGGAGCGGCGTCGGAGAGCCGCACCGAGACGTTCACCGGCACCGTCTGGGCAGACCCGGTCCTCGCGGAGAGCCCCGGCCTCACGGCCAACACGGTGTGCTTCACGCCGGGCGCGCGGACGTACTGGCACAGTCACGGCGAGGGTCAGATCCTCGTGGTGACGCACGGCCGCGGCTTCGTGCAGAACCGCGACGGCGACGGGTCGGTGGTCGGTCCAGGCGATATCGTCTACGCCCCCGCGGGCGAGGAGCACTGGCACGGCGCGCTCGGCGACAGCCTGCTCGTCCACCTCGCGATCTCGCTCGGCCCTGCCCGCTGGCTGTCCGAGGTCGAGGAGGACCTGTACCAGCGCGTCGTCGCCGCCGCCGGCTCGTGA
- a CDS encoding MBL fold metallo-hydrolase, whose product MSTYEVTAVRYGTLETTKAETYYRYHAYGEPDEPLAMDYYFWVVRHGDDVTLVDTGFDAAAGTRRGRTSLCTPREALADLGLAPDDVGRVVITHLHYDHVGNLSTFPDAEILLSGRELDFWTGPWARRLQFAQVVEDAEIAHVESARREGRVTLLADDHEIAPGLRATWVGGHTPGQVVVSVATEGREVILASDAVHLYEEIERDRPFAILADLPGMYQAYQVLRDRTGPGQVLVAGHDPEVMQRFSRVDGLDDVAVRIS is encoded by the coding sequence ATGAGCACGTACGAGGTCACCGCCGTCAGGTACGGCACGCTGGAGACGACCAAGGCCGAGACGTACTACCGCTACCACGCGTACGGCGAGCCCGACGAGCCGCTCGCGATGGACTACTACTTCTGGGTCGTCAGGCACGGCGACGACGTCACCCTCGTCGACACCGGCTTCGACGCCGCGGCGGGCACCCGTCGCGGACGCACGTCGCTCTGCACGCCGCGCGAGGCACTCGCCGACCTCGGTCTCGCGCCGGACGACGTCGGCCGGGTGGTCATCACGCACCTGCACTACGACCACGTGGGCAACCTGTCGACGTTCCCCGACGCCGAGATCCTGCTGTCCGGCCGCGAGCTCGACTTCTGGACCGGGCCGTGGGCGCGGCGCCTCCAGTTCGCGCAGGTCGTCGAGGACGCCGAGATCGCGCATGTCGAGTCCGCGCGGCGCGAGGGCCGGGTGACCCTACTGGCCGACGACCACGAGATCGCGCCCGGCCTGCGCGCCACCTGGGTGGGCGGGCACACCCCGGGGCAGGTGGTCGTCTCCGTCGCGACGGAGGGGCGCGAGGTGATCCTGGCGTCGGACGCCGTCCACCTCTACGAGGAGATCGAGCGCGACCGGCCGTTCGCGATCCTCGCCGACCTGCCCGGCATGTACCAGGCGTACCAGGTCCTACGTGACCGCACCGGTCCCGGTCAGGTGCTCGTGGCCGGGCACGATCCCGAGGTCATGCAACGGTTCTCCCGCGTCGACGGTCTCGACGACGTCGCCGTGCGGATCAGCTAG
- a CDS encoding MFS transporter, with translation MRRKVAFATGTGNFMEWFDFAAYGFVATSIGRVFFPSGSPTSSLLSSLAVFGVAFFFRPLGGFLLGSVGDRLGRRPALALSIILMGVATTLVAALPGYATIGVAAPILLVVLRCLQGISAGGEWTGSSAFLVEQAPAHRRGLFASVISLTAALGALGGGVVGLVLSLSMSSAALDSWGWRIPFLLAAPFTVVGLYLRLRLDETPVFRQLQREQKVTKAPLRRAGRRNLRQIGLVLAAASVMGLGYYYLVTVAVNHLSETAGFPRTTALLLAATGLAIYALLCPCVGWLSDRFGRRPLMLAGCAGMVLLAVPAFALMGRQAIGLALLGLVLLGLSEACVNVMTVVTLVELFPAATRVSGSAVGYNLGLALVAGPGPFIAAALVAATGLSISPSFYLCGVALVAGIVLFAFLPETRHTTLTATEPLPTARPEPTTT, from the coding sequence GTGCGCCGCAAGGTGGCGTTCGCCACCGGCACCGGCAACTTCATGGAGTGGTTCGACTTCGCCGCCTACGGCTTCGTCGCCACCAGCATCGGCAGGGTCTTCTTCCCGTCAGGGAGCCCGACCAGCTCGCTGCTGTCGTCGCTGGCCGTGTTCGGTGTGGCCTTCTTCTTCCGGCCGCTCGGTGGGTTCCTGCTCGGTTCCGTCGGTGACCGGTTGGGCCGGCGACCGGCGCTCGCCCTGTCCATCATCTTGATGGGAGTGGCCACGACGCTCGTCGCCGCACTTCCCGGCTACGCGACCATCGGCGTCGCCGCGCCGATCCTGCTCGTCGTCCTGCGCTGCCTGCAGGGCATCTCGGCGGGTGGCGAGTGGACCGGGTCGTCGGCGTTCCTCGTCGAACAGGCTCCCGCGCACCGGCGTGGACTGTTCGCGAGCGTCATCTCCCTGACCGCGGCGCTCGGCGCGCTCGGCGGTGGCGTCGTCGGCCTCGTCCTGAGCCTCTCGATGAGCAGCGCGGCGCTCGACTCCTGGGGTTGGCGGATACCGTTCCTGCTCGCGGCGCCGTTCACCGTCGTCGGCCTCTACCTGCGGCTCAGGCTGGACGAGACGCCGGTCTTCCGCCAGTTGCAACGGGAGCAGAAGGTCACCAAGGCGCCGCTGCGCAGGGCCGGCAGGCGCAACCTCAGGCAGATCGGCCTGGTGCTCGCGGCCGCGAGCGTGATGGGTCTCGGCTACTACTACCTGGTCACCGTCGCCGTGAACCACCTGTCGGAGACCGCCGGCTTCCCCCGGACGACGGCACTCCTGCTCGCCGCCACCGGCCTGGCGATCTACGCGCTGCTGTGTCCGTGCGTCGGCTGGCTCTCCGACCGGTTCGGCCGGCGCCCCCTCATGCTCGCGGGATGCGCCGGCATGGTGCTGCTCGCCGTGCCCGCGTTCGCGCTCATGGGCCGGCAGGCCATCGGGCTCGCGCTCCTCGGCCTGGTCCTGCTCGGCCTGTCCGAGGCCTGCGTCAACGTGATGACCGTGGTCACGCTCGTCGAGCTGTTCCCCGCGGCGACGCGGGTCAGCGGCAGCGCCGTCGGCTATAACCTCGGCCTCGCGCTCGTCGCCGGGCCGGGACCGTTCATCGCGGCCGCGCTCGTCGCGGCGACCGGCCTCAGCATCTCGCCGTCCTTCTACCTCTGCGGCGTCGCGCTCGTCGCCGGCATCGTCCTGTTCGCGTTCCTCCCCGAGACCCGGCACACCACCCTCACCGCGACCGAGCCACTGCCCACCGCACGACCGGAGCCGACGACGACATGA